One region of SAR202 cluster bacterium genomic DNA includes:
- a CDS encoding DUF951 domain-containing protein has protein sequence MQVAIGDTVTMRKVHPCGGYRWEVVRLGADIGLVCSTCRRRVLMPRSALEKRAKKVEPKPQTGGGVPSCQCSMTLSVLLLSDFVSTTGFG, from the coding sequence ATGCAGGTCGCCATAGGCGACACGGTCACCATGCGCAAGGTGCACCCGTGCGGCGGATACCGCTGGGAGGTGGTGCGGCTCGGGGCCGATATCGGCCTCGTTTGCTCTACCTGCCGCCGCCGTGTTTTGATGCCCCGTTCCGCCCTGGAAAAGAGGGCGAAGAAGGTGGAGCCCAAGCCGCAGACAGGCGGCGGGGTCCCTTCGTGTCAATGCTCAATGACTTTGTCAGTCTTACTGCTCAGTGATTTTGTCAGTACGACTGGTTTTGGTTGA
- the pyrF gene encoding orotidine-5'-phosphate decarboxylase, translating into MQSFADKLLRASSANRSLLCVGLDPDPALMAVPDVVEFNRCIVDATKGIACAYKPNLAFYEVGGSKGIAALEKTIEHIRAVAPGAVVIGDGKRGDIGSTSAQYAKAMFDTWGFDAATVNAWGGGEGLEPFLKYEGRGVFVWCRSSNAGAAEFQDLEVKGPDGVSKLFENMALRSVEWKSRATVGLVVGATYPDELRVVRAASPRAPILAPGVGAQAGELRATVLAGVDSAGRNLVISASRSVSYASRDRVTFQAAAAAAAEKLRNEINDILAEAGKGW; encoded by the coding sequence GTGCAGTCGTTCGCCGACAAGCTCCTTCGCGCATCCTCCGCCAACCGCTCTCTGCTCTGCGTGGGCCTTGACCCCGACCCGGCGCTCATGGCCGTGCCTGATGTAGTGGAGTTCAACAGGTGCATCGTTGACGCCACAAAGGGCATCGCCTGCGCATACAAGCCAAACCTCGCCTTTTACGAGGTCGGCGGAAGCAAGGGCATCGCCGCGCTGGAAAAGACCATAGAGCACATACGGGCCGTTGCTCCCGGCGCAGTAGTGATCGGCGACGGAAAGCGCGGCGACATAGGCTCCACGAGCGCGCAGTACGCAAAGGCGATGTTCGATACGTGGGGCTTCGATGCCGCCACAGTCAACGCGTGGGGTGGGGGAGAGGGACTTGAACCGTTCCTCAAATACGAGGGGAGGGGAGTGTTCGTCTGGTGCCGCTCATCCAACGCCGGAGCCGCCGAGTTCCAGGACCTTGAGGTCAAGGGCCCGGACGGCGTGTCAAAGCTGTTTGAGAACATGGCGCTTCGCTCTGTGGAATGGAAGAGCAGGGCCACGGTGGGGCTCGTGGTGGGCGCGACCTACCCCGACGAGCTCCGAGTCGTACGCGCCGCCAGCCCTCGCGCTCCCATCCTGGCCCCCGGCGTTGGCGCACAGGCCGGCGAGCTCAGGGCGACCGTTCTGGCGGGCGTGGACTCCGCCGGCCGCAACCTTGTCATCAGCGCGTCGCGTAGCGTGAGCTACGCTTCCAGGGACCGGGTCACCTTCCAGGCCGCCGCCGCCGCGGCCGCGGAGAAGCTCAGGAACGAGATAAACGACATCCTGGCGGAGGCTGGTAAGGGATGGTGA
- a CDS encoding endonuclease, with protein MSKQRKSETVLSQRPDHATLLRKVYDRLFADYGPQHWWPAKTKFEVIVGAVLTQNTAWTNVVKAIANLEAAGLMSPAAIRAADQQELARLIFSSGYYNMKARKLKAITEYIGARFNDDIDAMSQVDLPTLRRELLAVHGIGEETADDILVYAAGKPSFVIDTYTRRLLHRLGIAPEQGPYDLYQGIFHEAVAEDTTLFGEYHGLIVRHAKVSCRKEPVCEGCVLADICARPKASGARRPG; from the coding sequence ATGAGCAAGCAACGAAAATCTGAAACAGTGCTGTCGCAGCGGCCGGACCACGCGACCCTGCTGAGGAAGGTTTACGACCGCCTGTTCGCCGACTACGGCCCGCAGCACTGGTGGCCGGCGAAGACAAAGTTCGAGGTGATCGTCGGCGCGGTGCTGACCCAGAATACCGCGTGGACAAACGTTGTGAAGGCAATCGCCAACCTGGAGGCGGCGGGACTGATGTCGCCGGCGGCAATTCGCGCGGCGGACCAGCAGGAGCTTGCCCGGCTGATATTTTCCTCCGGCTACTACAACATGAAGGCGCGCAAGCTGAAGGCAATCACGGAGTACATCGGCGCGCGCTTCAACGATGATATCGATGCGATGTCCCAGGTTGACCTGCCCACCCTGCGGCGGGAACTCCTGGCGGTGCACGGCATAGGCGAGGAGACGGCGGACGACATCCTGGTGTACGCCGCGGGCAAGCCGTCGTTCGTCATAGATACGTACACCAGGCGGCTACTGCACAGGCTGGGAATAGCGCCGGAGCAGGGCCCGTATGACCTCTACCAGGGTATCTTCCACGAGGCGGTAGCCGAGGACACGACACTTTTCGGCGAGTACCACGGGCTGATCGTCAGGCACGCGAAGGTCTCTTGCCGCAAGGAGCCTGTATGCGAAGGGTGCGTACTCGCGGACATCTGCGCGAGGCCGAAAGCTTCAGGAGCGCGAAGGCCGGGCTAA
- a CDS encoding acyl-CoA desaturase — protein MPRYNSKNIGEALRKAANAPASASSEYAELKKIIKAQGLMDKRPLYYVFKITSTLAMLGTGIAVMVLADSVWIHLLNAVFLGLVFTQFGYLGHDAGHRQISENGTRNEVIGLVINFLIGIHRGWWVDQHNIHHSNPNDDEEDPHIAIPVLAFSHSQYEKKPLFLKRIVRFQAFYFFPLLMLEGLGIRLAGIQFTLRGGKSRYSALEPALMVAYGVTYLAVVFFLLGPVAGLLFIAVHQAVFGVYMGSVFAPNHKGMLMPEKGNKLGFLRLQVLTTRNVKPGLFNDFWFGGLNYQIEHHLFPTMPRKNLGRAQSVIKQFCAEREIPFYETSAMQSYKEILAYLHECGNPAKSGASVS, from the coding sequence GTGCCCAGGTACAACTCAAAGAATATCGGCGAGGCGCTTCGGAAGGCCGCCAACGCCCCAGCGTCTGCCTCAAGCGAATACGCTGAGCTGAAGAAGATCATCAAGGCGCAGGGCCTCATGGACAAGCGGCCCCTGTACTATGTTTTCAAGATCACATCCACCCTCGCCATGCTCGGCACCGGCATCGCCGTCATGGTCCTGGCCGACAGCGTGTGGATACACTTGCTGAATGCCGTCTTTCTGGGGCTTGTGTTCACCCAGTTCGGCTACCTCGGCCACGATGCCGGCCACCGGCAGATATCGGAAAACGGCACGCGAAACGAAGTCATAGGCCTGGTCATCAACTTCCTTATCGGCATCCATCGCGGCTGGTGGGTGGACCAGCACAATATCCACCACAGCAACCCGAACGACGACGAGGAAGACCCCCACATTGCTATCCCCGTGCTGGCCTTTTCACATAGCCAGTATGAGAAGAAGCCGCTCTTTCTAAAAAGGATTGTGCGTTTCCAGGCTTTTTACTTCTTTCCGCTCTTGATGCTTGAAGGGCTGGGCATCCGGCTGGCTGGCATCCAGTTCACCCTCCGCGGCGGCAAGTCCAGGTATTCGGCGCTAGAGCCAGCGCTCATGGTGGCCTACGGCGTCACATACCTGGCAGTCGTTTTCTTCCTGCTAGGTCCCGTCGCAGGGCTGCTCTTCATTGCGGTCCACCAGGCGGTGTTCGGCGTGTACATGGGGTCGGTATTCGCACCCAACCACAAAGGCATGCTGATGCCGGAGAAGGGGAACAAGCTTGGCTTTCTCCGCCTGCAGGTGCTCACGACCCGCAACGTCAAGCCGGGGCTCTTCAATGACTTTTGGTTCGGCGGCCTCAACTACCAGATTGAGCACCACCTGTTCCCCACGATGCCGCGGAAGAACCTGGGGCGCGCGCAGTCGGTCATAAAGCAGTTCTGCGCCGAGCGCGAGATTCCCTTCTACGAGACGAGCGCTATGCAGTCCTATAAGGAAATACTGGCGTACCTGCACGAGTGCGGAAACCCCGCGAAGTCCGGGGCTTCTGTCTCTTAG